From one Pseudomonas sp. S35 genomic stretch:
- a CDS encoding CYTH domain-containing protein produces the protein MQKETEIKLRVSRETLAALREHPLLKKRNKSGWERLELMNQYFDTPERDLAQAKVALRLRKDGDAIIQTLKTRGQSVAGLSQRNEYNWDLPKAKLDVKKLDGECWPEQLAELDKKTLKPIFTTDFVRERAEIAWGRGKAKVVIEAALDLGHVVVGKQKEEICELELELREGEPAALLELAAELAATLALMPCDISKAERGYRLYDASSYSLSLPAPQIHAEMPLDDAFAAIMWHLLGSSQRLAEQYRFNGHWRLLQDWVDNLGELRALIGSLGQAAPRQSTSELRSVLDALLEDWRPLVQAGDDDEDIRKAAPEQFVEELDDVRWGLFSLNLSRWLLARTWTADRNVRGNRQGAAQITNWLPRLLADDAVALQLPRYQQQPEDLAEQLPRIERIQAWLHHARQVVDIPELDRLYGELNKLVQLANQPITDESLDARMHQAIAVYQNRAWKTLLRL, from the coding sequence ATGCAGAAAGAAACCGAAATCAAGCTCCGCGTCAGCCGCGAAACACTCGCCGCGCTGCGTGAGCACCCGTTACTGAAAAAACGCAACAAAAGTGGCTGGGAACGCCTTGAGTTGATGAACCAGTATTTCGACACCCCCGAGCGCGACCTGGCCCAGGCCAAAGTCGCCCTGCGCCTGCGCAAGGACGGTGACGCCATCATCCAGACCCTCAAGACCCGTGGCCAGAGCGTCGCCGGCTTGTCGCAGCGTAACGAGTACAACTGGGACCTGCCCAAAGCCAAGCTCGACGTGAAGAAACTCGACGGCGAATGCTGGCCCGAGCAACTGGCCGAGCTGGACAAGAAAACCCTCAAGCCGATCTTCACCACCGACTTCGTGCGTGAACGCGCCGAAATCGCCTGGGGCCGTGGCAAGGCCAAAGTCGTGATCGAAGCCGCCCTCGACCTGGGCCACGTAGTGGTCGGCAAGCAGAAAGAAGAAATCTGCGAGCTGGAACTGGAACTGCGCGAAGGCGAGCCGGCTGCCCTGCTGGAACTGGCCGCCGAACTGGCCGCCACCCTGGCCCTGATGCCGTGCGATATCAGCAAGGCCGAGCGCGGCTACCGCCTGTATGACGCGAGCAGCTACTCCCTGAGCCTGCCAGCGCCGCAGATCCACGCTGAAATGCCATTGGACGATGCCTTCGCCGCAATCATGTGGCACCTGCTGGGCAGCAGCCAGCGTCTGGCCGAGCAATACCGTTTCAATGGCCACTGGCGCCTGCTACAGGACTGGGTCGACAACCTCGGCGAATTGCGCGCCCTGATCGGCAGTCTCGGCCAGGCCGCACCGCGTCAATCCACCAGCGAATTGCGCAGCGTACTCGATGCCTTGCTGGAGGACTGGCGCCCGCTGGTCCAGGCCGGTGATGACGATGAAGACATCCGCAAAGCCGCGCCGGAACAGTTCGTCGAGGAATTGGACGACGTGCGCTGGGGCTTGTTCTCGCTCAACCTGTCGCGCTGGCTGCTGGCCCGCACCTGGACCGCTGACCGCAACGTGCGTGGCAACCGCCAGGGCGCTGCGCAAATCACCAACTGGCTGCCGCGCCTGCTGGCCGACGACGCCGTCGCCCTGCAACTGCCGCGCTACCAGCAACAGCCGGAAGACCTGGCCGAGCAACTGCCGCGTATCGAACGCATCCAGGCCTGGCTGCACCATGCGCGTCAAGTGGTGGATATTCCAGAGCTGGACCGTTTGTACGGCGAGTTGAACAAGCTGGTACAACTGGCCAACCAGCCGATCACCGATGAGTCGCTGGATGCGCGGATGCACCAGGCGATCGCGGTGTATCAGAACCGTGCCTGGAAGACCTTGCTGCGTCTGTAA
- a CDS encoding Lrp/AsnC family transcriptional regulator, whose protein sequence is MQSDLDVYDRRILALLQEDASLSSAQIAEQVGLSQSPCWRRIQRLKEEGVIRGQVTLLDRKKIGLNTQIFAEVKLNAHGRSNFTEFTDAIRGFPEVLECYVLMGAVDFLLRIVTSDIEAYERFFFEKLSMVPGIQEVNSIVALSEIKSTTSLPVLR, encoded by the coding sequence ATGCAAAGCGATTTGGACGTCTACGACCGTCGAATCCTGGCCCTGTTGCAAGAGGACGCTTCGCTCTCCAGCGCACAGATCGCCGAACAGGTGGGATTGTCCCAATCGCCATGCTGGCGGCGCATTCAGCGGCTCAAGGAGGAGGGCGTTATCCGCGGCCAGGTGACGCTGTTGGATCGCAAGAAGATCGGCCTCAACACGCAGATTTTTGCCGAGGTCAAACTCAACGCCCACGGCCGATCCAACTTCACTGAGTTCACCGACGCGATTCGCGGCTTTCCAGAAGTATTGGAGTGTTATGTGCTGATGGGGGCGGTGGATTTTCTGCTGCGCATCGTGACGTCGGACATCGAGGCGTACGAGCGGTTTTTCTTTGAGAAGTTGTCGATGGTGCCGGGGATTCAGGAGGTCAATTCGATTGTGGCGTTGTCGGAGATCAAGTCCACCACCAGCCTGCCAGTATTGCGCTGA
- a CDS encoding OprD family porin produces MKKSTLALAVALGAIAQQAGAAGFIEDSKATLGLRNFYINTDNRDGATKAAGAQNKSEEWGQAFDLRFISGYTQGTVGFGLDAIGLLGVRLDSGGGTNGATKPSTGNAGSYGGTVFPSKSNGEAVDNYSSLGLTAKAKISQTELKLGTLQPKLPVLVTNDGRLLPQTFQGGQITTNDIKDFTLVAGQIEKAKGRNSSNVENLSIAGANGRTASGRDSNKFYYAGGDYKITKDLTAQYYYGNLDQFYKQHFLGLLHNWAIGPGVLKTDLRYFNSRSDGNNSNDATYYTSGDYGTNAAGNNITKGKVDNNLYSGLFLYTVEGHTFGGGYQASNGNSDFPFLNQGDGASAYLTTDMQIAKFARAGERTWQARYAYDFAKVGVPGLTAGVVYLRGDNIDTAGKVGSTTPQPTVNSNGASEWERDITVAYVVPQGPLKNVGVAWKNAMWRNDIAGQRNQDENRLIVSYSLPLF; encoded by the coding sequence ATGAAGAAGTCCACCTTGGCTTTGGCTGTAGCTTTGGGCGCGATCGCCCAGCAAGCAGGCGCTGCCGGTTTTATCGAAGACAGCAAGGCCACACTGGGTCTGCGTAACTTCTACATCAACACTGATAACCGTGATGGCGCTACCAAAGCGGCCGGCGCGCAGAACAAGTCGGAAGAGTGGGGCCAAGCTTTCGACCTGCGCTTCATCTCCGGTTACACCCAAGGCACCGTAGGCTTTGGTCTTGACGCTATCGGCCTGCTGGGCGTGCGTCTGGATTCGGGCGGCGGCACCAACGGTGCCACTAAACCTTCGACCGGCAACGCTGGTTCTTACGGCGGCACGGTTTTCCCGAGCAAGTCCAACGGCGAAGCTGTTGATAACTACTCCAGCCTGGGCCTGACTGCCAAAGCCAAGATCTCCCAGACCGAATTGAAGCTGGGCACGCTGCAGCCAAAGCTGCCGGTTCTGGTGACCAACGATGGTCGTCTGCTGCCGCAAACCTTCCAGGGTGGCCAGATTACTACCAACGATATCAAGGACTTCACGCTGGTAGCGGGTCAGATCGAAAAGGCCAAGGGTCGTAACTCCAGCAACGTTGAAAACCTGTCTATCGCAGGTGCCAACGGTCGTACGGCCTCTGGTCGCGACAGCAACAAGTTCTATTACGCCGGTGGTGACTACAAAATCACCAAAGACCTGACTGCCCAGTACTACTACGGCAACCTGGATCAGTTCTACAAGCAACACTTCCTGGGCCTGCTGCACAACTGGGCCATCGGTCCTGGCGTGTTGAAAACCGACTTGCGCTACTTCAATAGCCGCTCTGACGGTAACAACAGCAACGACGCCACCTACTACACCAGCGGTGACTACGGTACTAACGCCGCCGGTAACAACATCACCAAGGGTAAAGTTGACAACAACCTGTACAGCGGCTTGTTTCTGTACACCGTTGAAGGTCACACCTTCGGTGGCGGTTACCAGGCCAGCAACGGCAACAGTGACTTCCCGTTCCTGAACCAGGGCGACGGTGCGTCGGCCTATCTGACCACTGACATGCAGATCGCCAAGTTCGCTCGCGCTGGCGAACGCACCTGGCAAGCTCGCTACGCTTATGACTTCGCCAAGGTTGGCGTGCCTGGCCTGACCGCCGGTGTGGTTTACCTGCGTGGCGATAACATCGACACTGCCGGCAAGGTCGGCTCTACAACGCCGCAACCTACTGTGAACTCCAACGGCGCGAGCGAGTGGGAACGTGACATCACTGTTGCCTACGTCGTGCCACAAGGTCCGCTGAAGAACGTTGGCGTAGCCTGGAAAAACGCCATGTGGCGCAACGACATTGCCGGCCAGCGCAATCAGGACGAAAACCGTCTGATCGTCAGCTACTCGCTGCCACTGTTCTAG
- the tauA gene encoding taurine ABC transporter substrate-binding protein — protein MAKRISSRQFVTVFVSLIVSFSVQAADLTIGYQTGIDPSKVPQADGAYEKAIGEKIAWRRFNSGPQVVTAIASGDVQIGNLGSSPLAAAASRNLPIVAFIVSAQINSSEALVVRNGSGIDKPEDLIGKTIATPFVSTSHYSLLGALKHWGLDTKQVKVVNLQPAEIAAAWKRGDIDGAFVWSPALGEIRKTGKNLTDAAQVGRWGAPTFEVWVARKDFAEKHPEVVAKFAKVTLDSFADYAAHKDSWTVDSEPVQKIAKLTGSNAADIPELLAGTTFPDAQAQQTDALLKGGTAKAIGETAKFLKEQGKVETVLPDYSAFVTDKFAKE, from the coding sequence ATGGCCAAACGCATATCCTCCCGTCAATTTGTTACAGTTTTTGTGTCACTAATAGTTTCTTTTAGTGTCCAAGCCGCCGATTTGACCATCGGCTACCAAACTGGCATCGATCCCAGCAAAGTCCCCCAGGCCGATGGTGCCTATGAAAAGGCCATTGGCGAGAAGATTGCCTGGCGCCGCTTCAACAGTGGGCCGCAAGTCGTAACCGCCATCGCGTCCGGCGATGTGCAAATCGGCAACCTCGGTTCCAGCCCCCTGGCAGCTGCTGCCTCGCGCAATCTACCCATCGTTGCGTTCATCGTATCGGCGCAGATCAACAGTTCTGAAGCCTTGGTGGTGCGCAACGGCAGCGGTATCGACAAACCCGAAGACCTGATCGGCAAAACCATCGCCACGCCCTTTGTCTCGACCTCTCATTACAGCCTGCTCGGCGCTTTGAAGCACTGGGGCCTGGACACCAAGCAAGTCAAGGTGGTGAACCTGCAACCGGCGGAAATTGCTGCTGCGTGGAAACGTGGCGATATCGACGGTGCTTTTGTGTGGTCGCCCGCGCTCGGAGAGATCCGCAAGACCGGAAAAAACCTGACCGACGCGGCCCAAGTGGGCCGGTGGGGCGCGCCGACGTTTGAAGTGTGGGTGGCGCGCAAGGATTTTGCAGAGAAACACCCTGAGGTCGTGGCCAAGTTTGCCAAGGTCACCCTGGACTCATTCGCCGACTATGCGGCCCACAAAGACAGCTGGACGGTGGATTCAGAACCGGTGCAAAAAATCGCCAAATTGACAGGTTCAAATGCGGCCGACATTCCTGAGTTGTTGGCCGGCACTACGTTCCCGGATGCCCAGGCGCAGCAAACCGATGCACTGCTTAAAGGCGGCACGGCAAAGGCGATTGGGGAGACGGCGAAGTTTTTGAAGGAACAGGGGAAGGTTGAGACGGTGCTGCCGGACTATTCGGCTTTCGTGACCGACAAATTCGCCAAGGAATAA
- the argA gene encoding amino-acid N-acetyltransferase, with the protein MPEYVNWLRHASPYINAHRDCTFVVMLPGDGVDHPNFGNIVHDLVLLHSLGVRLVLVHGSRPQIEARLEARGLIPAYHEGMRITDAPTLECVIDAVGHLRIAIEARLSMDMASSPMQGSRLRVASGNLVTARPIGVLEGVDYHHTGEVRRVDRKGINRLLDERSIVLLSPLGYSPTGEIFNLACEDVATRAAIDLGADKLLLFGADLGLIDENGRLVRELRPQQVPAHLQRLGSSNYQAELLDAAAEACRGGVGRSHIVSYAEDGALLTELFTRDGGGTLVAQEQFELVREAAIEDVGGLLDLISPLEEQGILVRRSREVLEREIEQFSVVEREGMIIACAALYQIADSDAGELACLAVNPEYRHGGRGDELLERIETRARAQGLKTLFVLTTRTAHWFRERGFVPSTVDRLPSARASLYNYQRNSKIFEKAL; encoded by the coding sequence ATGCCCGAATACGTCAATTGGCTTCGTCACGCTTCGCCCTACATCAACGCCCACCGCGACTGCACCTTTGTCGTCATGCTGCCCGGCGACGGCGTGGATCATCCCAACTTCGGCAATATCGTCCACGACCTGGTGCTGCTCCACAGCCTGGGCGTGCGGCTGGTGCTGGTTCATGGCTCGCGCCCGCAGATCGAAGCGCGCCTTGAAGCGCGTGGCCTGATCCCGGCTTATCACGAAGGCATGCGCATCACCGACGCGCCCACGCTGGAGTGCGTGATCGACGCGGTCGGCCACCTGCGTATTGCTATCGAAGCGCGCTTGTCGATGGACATGGCCTCGTCCCCGATGCAGGGCTCGCGCCTGCGGGTGGCCAGCGGCAACCTCGTGACCGCGCGCCCGATCGGCGTGCTCGAAGGTGTGGATTACCACCACACTGGCGAAGTGCGTCGGGTCGATCGCAAGGGCATCAATCGCCTGCTGGATGAACGTTCCATCGTGCTGCTGTCGCCACTGGGTTACTCGCCGACCGGTGAGATCTTCAACCTGGCCTGCGAAGACGTCGCCACCCGCGCCGCCATCGACCTGGGGGCCGACAAGCTGCTGCTGTTCGGCGCCGACCTCGGCCTGATCGACGAAAACGGCCGCCTGGTGCGCGAACTGCGTCCGCAACAGGTACCGGCCCACCTGCAACGCCTGGGCAGCAGCAACTACCAGGCCGAGCTGCTCGATGCGGCCGCCGAGGCTTGCCGGGGCGGCGTAGGGCGCAGCCATATCGTCAGCTACGCCGAAGATGGCGCGCTGCTCACCGAGCTGTTTACCCGCGATGGCGGTGGCACCTTGGTGGCCCAGGAGCAATTCGAACTGGTGCGCGAGGCGGCGATTGAAGACGTCGGCGGCTTGCTCGACCTGATCAGCCCGCTGGAAGAGCAGGGCATCCTGGTGCGCCGTTCGCGGGAAGTGCTGGAGCGTGAGATCGAGCAGTTCAGCGTGGTCGAGCGCGAAGGCATGATCATCGCCTGTGCGGCGCTGTATCAGATTGCCGATTCGGATGCGGGCGAACTGGCCTGCCTGGCGGTGAACCCCGAGTACCGCCACGGCGGGCGGGGTGATGAGTTGCTCGAACGCATTGAAACCCGTGCCCGTGCCCAAGGCTTGAAAACCTTGTTCGTCCTCACCACCCGTACCGCCCACTGGTTCCGTGAACGTGGTTTTGTGCCGAGCACTGTCGACCGGCTGCCGTCGGCGCGGGCGTCGCTGTACAACTATCAGCGTAATTCGAAGATTTTCGAAAAGGCGCTGTAA
- the argE gene encoding acetylornithine deacetylase yields MPLPSMKEQFAALIAAPSVSCTQASLDQTNRPVIDLLASWLGDLGFAIDIQQVSPGKFNLLASFGSGPGGLVLAGHSDTVPYDAALWKTDPLKLTEVDGRWVGLGSCDMKGFFALAIEAVLPLLDQPFKQPLLILATCDEESSMSGARALADAGRPLGRAAVIGEPTGLKPIRLHKGVMMERIDILGRSGHSSDPSLGHSALEAMHDAIGELRGLRLLWQREYRNPQFSVPQPTMNFGCIHGGDNPNRICGQCSLEFDLRPLPGMDPEVLRAAIRQKLEPLAERHQVKIDYAPLFPEVPPFEQPEDAELVRVAQRLTGHRAEAVAFGTEAPYLQRLGCETLVLGPGDIACAHQPGEYLEMSRLTPTVRLLRELIEHYCLKPA; encoded by the coding sequence ATGCCGTTACCGTCCATGAAAGAGCAGTTCGCCGCCTTGATTGCCGCGCCGTCGGTCAGTTGCACCCAAGCGTCTCTCGACCAGACCAACCGCCCGGTGATCGATCTACTCGCCAGTTGGCTGGGGGACCTGGGCTTCGCCATCGACATCCAGCAGGTCAGCCCCGGCAAGTTCAACCTGCTCGCCAGTTTCGGCAGTGGCCCTGGTGGCCTGGTGCTGGCCGGCCATAGCGACACAGTCCCTTATGACGCTGCCCTGTGGAAAACCGACCCGCTCAAGCTGACGGAAGTCGACGGCCGTTGGGTAGGATTGGGCAGTTGCGACATGAAGGGCTTTTTCGCCCTGGCCATCGAAGCGGTATTGCCGCTGCTGGACCAACCGTTCAAGCAACCGTTGCTGATCCTCGCCACCTGCGATGAAGAAAGCTCCATGTCAGGCGCCCGCGCGCTGGCCGACGCCGGGCGCCCGCTGGGCCGCGCAGCGGTGATCGGCGAGCCCACGGGGCTTAAGCCGATCCGCTTGCATAAAGGTGTGATGATGGAACGCATCGACATCCTAGGGCGCAGCGGCCACTCATCGGACCCCAGCCTGGGCCACAGCGCCCTTGAAGCCATGCACGACGCCATTGGCGAACTGCGTGGCCTACGTCTGCTCTGGCAGCGCGAATACCGCAACCCGCAATTCAGCGTGCCACAGCCGACCATGAACTTCGGCTGCATCCATGGCGGCGACAACCCCAACCGTATCTGCGGCCAGTGCTCCCTGGAGTTCGACCTGCGGCCTTTGCCGGGCATGGATCCTGAGGTGTTGCGTGCGGCCATCCGCCAGAAGCTCGAACCCCTTGCCGAGCGCCATCAGGTCAAGATCGACTACGCGCCGCTGTTCCCCGAAGTACCGCCGTTCGAGCAACCAGAAGACGCTGAACTGGTGCGCGTTGCGCAACGATTGACCGGTCATCGTGCCGAAGCAGTAGCGTTCGGCACCGAAGCGCCTTATCTTCAGCGCCTTGGTTGTGAAACCCTGGTGCTTGGCCCTGGCGATATCGCCTGTGCGCACCAGCCGGGCGAGTACCTCGAAATGTCACGCTTGACGCCTACAGTGCGTCTATTGCGGGAACTGATTGAACATTACTGCCTGAAACCTGCATAA